One genomic region from Balaenoptera acutorostrata chromosome 1, mBalAcu1.1, whole genome shotgun sequence encodes:
- the LOC103005239 gene encoding small ubiquitin-related modifier 2-like, translating to MADEKPKERIKTENNDCINLKVTGQDGSVVQFNINRHTPFSKIMKAYCERQGLSMRQIRFRFDGQPINETDTPAQLEV from the coding sequence ATGGCTGATGAAAAGCCCAAGGAAAGAATCAAGACGGAGAACAATGATTGTATTAATTTGAAGGTGACAGGGCAGGATGGTTCCGTGGTGCAGTTTAATATTAACAGGCATACACCATTTAGTAAAATAATGAAAGCCTACTGTGAACGACAGGGTTTGTCAATGAGGCAGATCAGGTTCCGATTTGATGGGCAGCCAATCAATGAAACAGACACACCTGCACAGTTGGAGGTGTAG